In the Sphingobacterium sp. PCS056 genome, CCTTGCGACTCAATTTCATAAGGAATTGAGACAGGTTTTTGAGATAAAGTCTGCTCAATTGACCCACCCCTTCTTCTTTTCCAATAAAAAATTTGCGTGAGATTTTTAATCAAAATAGCGTCTCCCGATGGACTAATATCTGAAGAAGTTACAAAAGTAAAGGGTAATTTCTGCACGGGTGTCAGCATGCTAAAGTTCTTTTTACTGTTGCTAAATACAGTTGCTGTATATACGGTAGATTGAAAGTCTCTTTTTGAAACGATATAAAGCTGATGATCGATTGGGTCAACAAATAAGGCTTCTGCATCTCTTGGCCCATCTTTATATCGTAACGTAACGGTACGAATATCATCCTTTGGAATGGAGACCAATTGATCCCCATCCTTATAAACAGGTTCGGGAAATATATGCAATTTAATATTTTTACGGCGAGCTCGATTATCACCTATATCTGCTAAGATTAAAAATGATTTTCCTTTGATCATGACTCGCCCTATATCTTCACAGTCTTTTACTTGAATAGACTCCAATTCATAGGTACAAACTAATTTGCCTTTCTTATTGATCAAATAAACACGCGCATCATCACCGCTATCGTTATGTACCCAAAAATAAGAAGATTGCTTTGCATTGATAATTCCTGACAATTCACTTAACTGTTTATCGACAATTTCACCCAAAGCGACCTGCGGTTTAAAGATTTGCGGATTTAGTTGACTATACCCAATGTGAAATTGTACGAACAAAAAGTAAAAAACAATAACTTTGTTTAAGTGATTCATACCTTAAAAGTACAATATTTTTTAATGATACACCGTTTTCTATTTACAAATGAAGCATATGATCAAATTCTCGGCACTATTACTTTTGTTCCTTACCACCATAGGTTTTACGTCATCGGCTCAAACCAATGATTTCACAATTAAAATAAAAAGTGGCGTTCCACACGAGCAAGCATTACAAGTTAAATATTATAACAGTATAAACTGGGAACCATTTTATGCTCATATTGAGTCTTTTACTTATGACCCGCATTATAACTATGAACTACGTGTAAGAAGAATAAAGCTAAAAAATGCGGAACTTAATAAACCCAGCTATCGTTATTCACTGTTAAAAATAACACATAAATCATTAACAAAAGCTGAACGGCTTGAGATGGAAATCAATGACAAACGCGTAGATTGCCAAGGATCTGGACAGATGAAATGTTTAATGGTAAAATTTAATCGAAATGACAAATGGGAATATTTTTACGATCATATCAATGGATTTGACTATAAAGAAGGGTATACCTATAACATAATCGTTAACCGCACAAAGCTAGAAAACCCTCCACAAGACGCTTCGGCATATCAATATGACTTAGTGAAACTAGTAAATAAAACTATAACCAACACAATATCTTTACCCACCGCAGCTGCATTTTTATCAAAATTTAAATGGAAATTAATTAGTCTAAATGGAAAAGAAGTATCCAAACACAATGCATTTCTCCTATTTGATGCACATAACGGTCGTATTTCAGGTAACTCCAGCTGTAATAATTTCTTCGGGCCATTTGTCATAAGTAGTAATAAAATTTCATTTCCCAATCTGGGCACTACCATGCGTGCTTGTATGGGAGAAAATATCGAAGCAGACCTATATCAGGTACTTGAGAGCAAAGATCTGCACTATGATATTGCTGAACAAACTTTTAATCTCTATATTAAAAACAAGCACGTCGCTATTTTTGGACTTTCTGAAAAGTAAGCAAATGCTTTTACTGTTGTTTGACAAACAATTTCATAGGATGATATGTTTTACAATAAAAATAAAACGATATGTCATATTCGAAATTTACAAAACTACATCAACAGAATGATATTCTTATATTAGGAAATGTGTGGGATGCACAGAGCGCAAAAATTGCAGAGTCGTCGGGATTTCAAGCATTAGGAAGCTCTAGTCACGCGATAGCCAACTCACTTGGTTATGCCGATGGAGAGCAGATCCCTGTAGATGACTTACTATTTATGATCGAGAGAATTGTGAAATCAGTCAAATTACCTGTTTCTGTAGATTTTGAATCCGGTTATTCGGATGATCCTGATCAAGTAGCCAAGTATGTCAAGCAATTAACAGATCTGGGTGTTGTGGGAATTAATATTGAAGATGGAAAGGTTGTTAAATCGGTACGTAAACTGGGAAAATCAAACCTGCTCGCCGATAAAATTGCGGCAATTAAAGCAATGACTAAAAATGTATTTATTAATGCTAGAACAGATACCTACACGACCAAACACGAGAGTGCACTTGAAGAAACTATAAAGAGAGCACAAATATATAGTCAAGCGGGTGCAGATGGTCTATTTGTCCCCTTAGCAGAAAGTAAGGAAGATATTGAACAGATAGTCACTGCAACAACATTACCGCTCAATTTATTTTTAACGGACAAGCTTCCAAAAGCCGCAATTTTGGGAGAAATTGGTGTGAAGAGATTGAGCCACGGGGCGAAAATATATGAATATTTAGTTGCTAAAAACACCAAACTATTTCATGATTTTCTGATTAATCCAAATCTTCCAAAATAATATTTGATAACTCCGAAGGTTCTTAAAGGAGCAAGGTTCTTAATTCAACAATTTTTATTTATTAAATATATACTGCCTTCAGAAAGAGATAAACTTACTGAAGGCAGTTTAATATTGAATGATTGTAAAGCCGCAAGTAAGTTGACCAAGTGGTGTATCTTACAACGAAAATGACATCTTACAATTCTTCGCTTAACTGCTGTAAAGCTTCTTTAAACTTGATCGATTTAAAATTCATGGCTCCTACATGCTTATTCACCAAAAATCCTTTTTTATCTAATATAATTGTTGTTGGTATAGAACGGGTAGCTAGATCTTCGGGAATTGGTGAATTAATTTGATAGACTGGAATACTATATTTTCTTTTCTCCATAAAACGTATCGCTTTATTCATACTCCGGTCCATGTCTACTGCCATGAAAACAATATTTTTATTGCTTTTCAGCTCTACATATAATTGATTAAGTGCCTGCATTTCTGCTATGCATGGAGCACACCATCTCGCCCAATAATTGATCACTACTACCTTTCCTTTTAAATCTTGTAGATTGATCTCAATACCTGCATGATTTTGAAATAGTACATCATACATTCCTTTTGATGTGGGCAATGTATCTGCTATACCATCTGAGTCTATAAACGATGAGAAAAACAATCCAGCTGCCATGATAATCCAACTTAAATTTTTCTTATATACTCGCATATTACTTTAGATAATCTCGTACTAAAAATAGGAATTTTTAATCGCATTACCAGCATCAGCTGACGTCCATCGTCCTTGCGCACTAGGATCAAATGCAGCATGTTACAAAGTAGATTTAATTTTTATACCCTTTTCATTAAAGGATCATCTAATTTTATTATATATTCGCTATATTGAAATAAAAAAACTGTCTCAGGTAGCAAGAGTG is a window encoding:
- a CDS encoding TlpA family protein disulfide reductase translates to MRVYKKNLSWIIMAAGLFFSSFIDSDGIADTLPTSKGMYDVLFQNHAGIEINLQDLKGKVVVINYWARWCAPCIAEMQALNQLYVELKSNKNIVFMAVDMDRSMNKAIRFMEKRKYSIPVYQINSPIPEDLATRSIPTTIILDKKGFLVNKHVGAMNFKSIKFKEALQQLSEEL
- a CDS encoding isocitrate lyase/phosphoenolpyruvate mutase family protein is translated as MSYSKFTKLHQQNDILILGNVWDAQSAKIAESSGFQALGSSSHAIANSLGYADGEQIPVDDLLFMIERIVKSVKLPVSVDFESGYSDDPDQVAKYVKQLTDLGVVGINIEDGKVVKSVRKLGKSNLLADKIAAIKAMTKNVFINARTDTYTTKHESALEETIKRAQIYSQAGADGLFVPLAESKEDIEQIVTATTLPLNLFLTDKLPKAAILGEIGVKRLSHGAKIYEYLVAKNTKLFHDFLINPNLPK
- a CDS encoding DUF4377 domain-containing protein, whose amino-acid sequence is MKHMIKFSALLLLFLTTIGFTSSAQTNDFTIKIKSGVPHEQALQVKYYNSINWEPFYAHIESFTYDPHYNYELRVRRIKLKNAELNKPSYRYSLLKITHKSLTKAERLEMEINDKRVDCQGSGQMKCLMVKFNRNDKWEYFYDHINGFDYKEGYTYNIIVNRTKLENPPQDASAYQYDLVKLVNKTITNTISLPTAAAFLSKFKWKLISLNGKEVSKHNAFLLFDAHNGRISGNSSCNNFFGPFVISSNKISFPNLGTTMRACMGENIEADLYQVLESKDLHYDIAEQTFNLYIKNKHVAIFGLSEK